Proteins encoded in a region of the Paenibacillus sp. W2I17 genome:
- a CDS encoding MerR family transcriptional regulator yields the protein MKTPYFTVKDIIQITGITKRALHYYDKTDLLKPSRVEDNGYRYYDREALGNLQMILLFKRNEFLIKDIAAMMQLSKEEQKDILREHRSTLVQRKQKLETIIDQLDEYVMGRISLIFICLTTLPFCPFKNNMNPRRSLYMEIPRNIRNSKPM from the coding sequence ATGAAGACACCCTATTTCACCGTTAAAGATATCATTCAGATTACAGGCATCACCAAACGCGCATTACATTATTACGATAAAACAGATCTATTAAAACCGAGCAGAGTCGAGGACAATGGCTATCGGTATTACGATCGAGAGGCACTGGGGAATCTGCAAATGATTCTCTTGTTCAAAAGAAATGAATTTCTCATTAAAGACATTGCAGCCATGATGCAACTCTCCAAAGAAGAACAAAAAGATATCCTAAGAGAGCACCGCAGCACACTCGTTCAACGCAAACAAAAGCTCGAAACCATCATCGACCAGTTGGACGAGTATGTGATGGGACGGATATCTCTCATCTTCATCTGTTTGACGACTCTTCCATTCTGTCCATTCAAGAACAATATGAATCCGAGGCGAAGTTTGTATATGGAGATACCAAGAAATATCAGGAATTCGAAGCCAATGTGA
- a CDS encoding DUF2268 domain-containing protein, with protein MKITALRSDKIYEEIIQAAPDEKLELYRERMMSPFMNKWNIQQIPFRSQEPHGFDVIMMNNFMNIAPADITPEINESLAAISSEALWQQCHEAVRTSLSTFTDHGIELSVSEYLYTILLGDKNSPSLMMNEGISGDGGIPGYIIANLIPNRYTLPRMQSVLAHECNHNVRYQYIQWNPQITLGEMVVSEGLAESFATSLYGEELLGPWVAKTDMETLNTVIKPKMKDQLHVTGFDQINPYLYGDELAIMQNFTPVGMPYAAGYACGYHLIQYYLNKTGTPITQATITPASVILAETKDFWNEDTLFHR; from the coding sequence ATGAAGATTACCGCGTTACGTTCAGATAAAATCTATGAGGAGATCATCCAGGCTGCACCCGATGAGAAATTGGAGTTATACCGCGAGCGAATGATGAGTCCATTCATGAACAAATGGAACATTCAACAGATCCCGTTTCGCTCTCAAGAGCCTCACGGCTTCGACGTGATCATGATGAATAACTTTATGAATATCGCTCCAGCAGATATCACACCTGAGATTAACGAATCGTTAGCAGCGATTTCGTCTGAAGCATTATGGCAACAGTGTCATGAAGCTGTTCGTACAAGTCTATCCACCTTTACAGATCACGGGATTGAGCTATCGGTCTCCGAATATCTATATACGATTTTGTTAGGCGACAAGAATAGCCCTTCACTCATGATGAACGAAGGTATCAGCGGAGATGGTGGAATACCGGGTTATATTATTGCGAACCTGATCCCCAATAGGTATACTCTACCTCGTATGCAATCCGTGTTAGCCCATGAATGCAATCATAATGTGAGATATCAATATATCCAGTGGAATCCACAGATTACGCTTGGCGAGATGGTGGTTAGCGAGGGGTTGGCCGAGAGTTTTGCGACATCCCTGTATGGAGAAGAGTTGCTAGGCCCCTGGGTAGCCAAAACGGATATGGAGACATTGAATACCGTAATCAAGCCAAAAATGAAAGACCAGCTGCATGTCACCGGTTTTGACCAAATTAATCCGTATCTATACGGCGATGAACTTGCCATCATGCAAAACTTCACGCCCGTAGGTATGCCCTATGCGGCTGGCTATGCCTGCGGTTATCATTTAATACAATATTATCTGAACAAAACAGGTACACCGATTACCCAAGCAACCATCACTCCGGCAAGTGTCATCCTTGCTGAAACAAAGGACTTTTGGAATGAAGACACCCTATTTCACCGTTAA
- a CDS encoding galactokinase family protein, with translation MTTQPLNLIQSTEGQALLAQMYGQSQVVEQTARYTKLNATFEEYFGAQEGSKLFSAAGRSEIGGNHTDHNHGKVLAGSITLDTIAVAAPTAESVITFYSEGYDKKYVIDLTDLTPNTEDDGTTALIRGMAAGFGEFGYKVGGFEAYLSSNVFSASGVSSSASFEMLICTILNHFYNDGALDVVTLAKIGQYAENHYWNKPSGLLDQMACAYGGLIAIDFENPAQPVIEPVQWDFRQNGYSLVIVNTGGNHADLTEDYAAVPYEMRAVAQALGSEYVREITADAIYANLKKVREAAGDRAVLRALHFLEENKRVDGQVQALRDGRFADFLKLIKASGNSSWKWLQNVYQSGAVKEQEIGIALALTENYLQNLGDGACRIHGGGFAGVILTILPNEKVEEYMSWMHNMLDTPIIVVNVRAQGAVCLNALIANAS, from the coding sequence ATGACGACACAACCATTGAATCTGATCCAATCCACGGAGGGCCAAGCGTTGCTTGCTCAAATGTATGGACAATCACAAGTAGTGGAACAGACTGCACGTTACACAAAGCTGAACGCAACGTTTGAAGAGTACTTTGGCGCGCAAGAAGGAAGCAAGTTGTTCAGCGCAGCAGGACGCAGCGAGATTGGCGGCAACCACACGGATCATAACCATGGTAAAGTGCTGGCGGGCAGCATTACGCTGGATACGATTGCAGTGGCAGCACCAACTGCGGAGTCGGTTATTACGTTTTATTCAGAAGGTTATGACAAGAAATATGTAATCGATCTCACGGACCTCACGCCAAATACGGAAGACGATGGCACAACTGCATTGATTCGTGGTATGGCTGCGGGATTTGGAGAATTCGGATATAAGGTAGGCGGTTTCGAGGCGTATCTCTCAAGTAACGTGTTCTCGGCATCAGGCGTGAGTTCCTCGGCGTCATTTGAGATGCTGATCTGTACGATTTTGAATCATTTCTATAACGATGGAGCACTGGATGTTGTAACCTTGGCCAAAATTGGTCAGTATGCGGAGAACCACTATTGGAACAAACCTTCCGGTCTGCTGGATCAGATGGCTTGTGCGTACGGCGGACTCATTGCTATTGATTTTGAAAATCCTGCACAGCCAGTCATCGAGCCTGTTCAGTGGGATTTCCGACAAAACGGCTACTCATTGGTCATTGTGAATACGGGCGGTAACCACGCCGATCTGACAGAAGATTACGCTGCTGTGCCATATGAGATGAGAGCGGTTGCTCAGGCATTGGGCAGTGAGTATGTTCGGGAAATTACAGCTGACGCAATCTACGCCAACCTCAAGAAGGTTCGTGAAGCAGCTGGGGATCGTGCCGTGCTGCGTGCACTTCATTTCCTGGAAGAAAACAAGCGTGTCGATGGTCAGGTTCAGGCATTGCGTGATGGACGTTTTGCTGATTTCTTGAAACTGATCAAGGCGTCCGGTAACTCGTCATGGAAGTGGTTGCAGAATGTATATCAGAGTGGTGCTGTGAAGGAACAGGAGATTGGTATTGCGCTGGCATTGACCGAGAATTATCTGCAAAATCTGGGTGATGGCGCTTGTCGGATTCATGGTGGTGGATTCGCAGGGGTTATTCTGACGATCCTTCCGAACGAAAAAGTAGAAGAGTATATGTCATGGATGCACAACATGTTGGACACACCGATTATTGTTGTTAATGTGCGTGCACAGGGTGCGGTATGCTTGAATGCATTGATCGCTAACGCGAGCTAA
- a CDS encoding MFS transporter, translated as MKINSNYTKLFGAFSLTFLGDGLTLAAVPWLLSKLTSDTLYASVTMTALRLPWLLFSLPVGVLIDRYSRKHMLVGAGFTRMILLLALTLCIWGGWVSIPLLALFMFGIGLSRVVFDSTVQTVIPQLVDESKLEKANGQFTAGQLITSDILGVALGGFIITLHIVFPFAIDAVTAVIALLFLISLKGNFYPGDTETSKKEVRPMKNWKREMWSGIQYVYHDRFLRGLAILSVTITLMYSIILATQIFFVRDVLQLDAFAFGILISIATMGSIVGSQAVAYMRKRWSTKQLIISSILCMGIIYGVVGLTTNAYMVGGLYFCAAFFIIVYNVTRSSILQRSVPNEMLGRVGSVFRFLSFGISAIGTLLGGLLVRVSETTFDRVFSLQLPYLLLSLIYILSGLIFALKMKNHSESQ; from the coding sequence ATGAAAATCAATTCGAACTATACCAAGTTATTCGGTGCATTTTCGCTTACATTTTTGGGTGATGGACTTACGCTTGCTGCAGTTCCTTGGCTCCTATCAAAACTAACGAGCGATACGCTCTATGCCTCTGTCACCATGACGGCACTTCGTTTGCCCTGGCTGCTATTCAGTCTGCCCGTGGGTGTTCTCATCGACCGATACTCACGCAAACATATGCTGGTTGGCGCAGGTTTTACGCGAATGATACTACTGCTTGCTCTGACGTTATGTATCTGGGGAGGATGGGTGAGTATTCCGCTTCTGGCTCTGTTCATGTTTGGAATTGGCCTGAGCCGAGTCGTATTCGACAGCACGGTGCAGACGGTCATCCCTCAACTGGTAGATGAAAGTAAGTTGGAAAAAGCCAATGGGCAATTCACCGCGGGACAGTTAATCACAAGTGATATTCTGGGCGTTGCTCTGGGAGGGTTTATCATCACCTTGCATATTGTTTTCCCTTTTGCCATAGACGCCGTAACGGCTGTTATTGCTCTGCTTTTTTTAATCAGTTTGAAGGGAAACTTCTATCCAGGGGATACGGAAACATCCAAGAAGGAAGTTCGCCCAATGAAGAATTGGAAACGTGAGATGTGGTCCGGTATTCAATACGTCTATCATGATCGTTTTCTCCGCGGATTAGCCATTCTATCTGTCACCATTACGCTGATGTATTCGATCATCCTGGCTACTCAGATCTTCTTTGTACGAGATGTGCTTCAATTGGATGCTTTTGCATTTGGTATTCTCATCTCCATTGCAACAATGGGCAGCATTGTGGGGAGCCAGGCTGTTGCTTATATGCGTAAGAGATGGAGTACAAAACAATTGATTATCTCCTCCATTTTGTGCATGGGAATCATCTACGGTGTGGTGGGTCTTACTACAAATGCATATATGGTAGGCGGCCTGTATTTCTGTGCTGCATTTTTCATCATTGTCTACAATGTTACCCGTTCGTCTATCCTGCAACGTTCCGTTCCTAATGAGATGCTTGGCAGGGTGGGAAGCGTGTTTCGCTTTCTATCCTTTGGCATCAGTGCCATTGGTACGCTTCTCGGCGGATTATTGGTGCGAGTTAGTGAAACGACTTTTGATCGTGTATTCTCGCTGCAACTCCCTTATCTCTTGTTAAGCCTGATCTATATCCTGTCTGGTCTGATATTCGCACTGAAGATGAAGAATCACTCAGAGAGCCAGTAG
- a CDS encoding TipAS antibiotic-recognition domain-containing protein, producing MQEQYESEAKFVYGDTKKYQEFEANVNQLSAEEQEKAYQQFSVNMEQVFRELAKHQNLSPASGEVQSLVVEWKNCLEQFMVCDAEILSCIAEAYTTDRRYAGYFDQFGDENFLRFLYEAIMVFIESASNR from the coding sequence ATTCAAGAACAATATGAATCCGAGGCGAAGTTTGTATATGGAGATACCAAGAAATATCAGGAATTCGAAGCCAATGTGAACCAACTGTCTGCGGAAGAGCAAGAAAAAGCCTACCAGCAGTTCTCGGTTAACATGGAGCAGGTATTTCGGGAGTTGGCGAAACATCAGAATCTGTCTCCTGCCTCTGGTGAGGTGCAATCGTTGGTGGTTGAATGGAAGAATTGCTTGGAACAGTTTATGGTCTGTGATGCTGAGATTTTGAGTTGTATCGCGGAAGCCTATACGACGGATCGCCGCTATGCGGGTTATTTTGATCAGTTTGGCGATGAGAATTTTTTGAGGTTTTTGTATGAAGCGATTATGGTTTTTATAGAATCGGCATCGAACAGATAA
- a CDS encoding nucleoside triphosphate pyrophosphohydrolase, translating into MPTYNKLVRDKIPHIITSSGKECRTRILDPEEYKQELRTKLQEESDEYLNAVSDQEALEELADMLEVIRALAEVHGANAAQLDKLRADKAEARGGFQERVYLIDVDEA; encoded by the coding sequence ATGCCTACATACAACAAATTGGTGCGGGACAAGATTCCACATATCATCACATCCAGTGGTAAGGAATGCCGCACACGCATTCTGGACCCGGAGGAGTATAAGCAAGAGTTAAGAACGAAGCTGCAAGAAGAATCGGATGAGTACTTAAATGCAGTAAGCGATCAGGAAGCATTGGAAGAACTGGCTGACATGCTTGAAGTGATTCGGGCGCTGGCGGAGGTGCACGGTGCGAATGCTGCGCAGCTGGATAAGCTACGGGCAGACAAAGCCGAGGCGCGCGGTGGATTTCAGGAACGGGTGTATCTGATCGATGTCGACGAAGCTTAA